The segment GTTTTCGGTTGTCAACGCGGCACGACTTTATCATATAGATCCGGAAACCGCTCTTGAACTTACAAACCGGAAGTTCATCCACCGGTTTAACTACCTTGAATCCAAAACGCTGAAACAGGGCCGTAAACTTAAAGATATGACGCTGGACGAGATGAATGCGATTTGGGAGGAAGCGAAGAAAGCAGGGAGTAAGGAGTAGGGAGTAAGGAGAGATGCTGGATGCTGGATGCCTGCGGTCCCATAAGTCCTATAGGTCCCATAGGTCCCAAAATGAATATTGAACAAGGAACACCAATTTAAGATTTAACAAGATCTATCAGACTAACAGACTAACAGACTAACAGACTAACATGCTATACGACCTCGGAACGCTCAGAAAAATGTCAGACAACGATGAATTTTTCATCATTGATATGTTACAGACATTTAAACGAACCACACCTCCTGTCCTTGAAAGGATGCAGCAATATATGGCAGAAAATAAGACGGAAGCCGTGGGGCGCGAAGCCCATAAAATGATCCCGGGTGTTTCTTTCCTGGGAGCTGTTCAACTTAAAGAAGTGCTTGTAAAAATTGAGGAATCGGCAAAGGCCGGTACAAATCAAGAAAACATGCCTGCCTGGGTTGATGAAGCCATTTCACAAAGTAATGAGTTGATCCGTTGTTTTGAGAATGATTTTCCCGGTAAAGTGTAATGAATATGCCTGATCTTAAAATAATAGTTGTTCAACCCGATATTCTTTGGAAGAATATCCCGGGTAACCAAAAAAAAATCAGTGAAATGCTTGACACAGCTGACACTGATGCCGATCTTATTGTACTTCCTGAAATGTTCCAGACCGGGTTTTGCACACAACCGGCCGATGTTGCTGAACCTATGGACGGAAGTACCGTACGCTGGATGAAAAGAACTGCAGAAGCACGCAATTGTGCTATCGCCGGAAGCCTTGTAATTAAAGAAGGCCGCAGGTTTTACAATCGCCTTGTATATATTGACCAGTATGAGAATATGTCGTGGTACGATAAAAGGCATTTGTTCACCATTGAAGGCGAGGAGTCTAAATATACACCCGGTTTGCGGCATTTGGTTGTACCGTTAAAAGGATGGCATATAAGCTTTTTAATATGTTATGACCTCAGATTCCCGGTCTGGGCCAGAAACGCGGAAAATTACGATGTACTTGTTTACTCAGCGAGCTGGCCTGAAAGTCGTGATGATGTCTGGTCCACTTTGTTAAGAGCCCGTGCCATGGAAAACCAGTCGTATGTGATTGGCGTCAACCGGACAGGTACTGACGGCAATAAATTAAACTATGTGGGCAATTCAATTGTAGTTGATCCGAAAGGGAGGGTTATGGCCGGAATGAAGGATTCCCATGAAGGGTTACTATCCGTAACCCTTTCAAAGGAACCATTGGATAAATTTCGTAAGGAGTTTCCGGCGTGGAAGGACGCCGATGACTTTGAATTAAAGATCTAGTTGCAGCCGCTGCCACAGGAGTCACAACCGTCACCGCAGCTGCATCCGCCGTGAACATGACCATGTGACATTTCTTCTTCTGATGCCTGCCTTATTTCGGTAATTTCACCCTTAAAATTCAAATTATTTCCTGCAAGGGGATGGTTAAAATCCATTGTAACAGAATCAATATCGACATTCTTAACAACGCCGGTAAGTCTGTGGCCTTCGCTATCCTGCATAGGAATTTTACTTCCTATTTTAACAAGATTATAATCAACCTTCCCGTCAATTTCAAATGCCTGGAGAGGAACCTGGATCACAGAATTATCGTCATAATTGCCATAGGCATCCTCACTTGAAAGATTAAAATCGAATGTATCGCCAACTTTCAGGCCGGAAAGATTATCTTCAAACCGTGGAAGCAAGGATCCGCTTCCATAAATAAAAGTGAGAGGCGAATTGCGATCTACAGCTTCTACAACGTCAGCGTTTCCGTTAACACGCAATTCATAAGTAAGAGAAACCACTTTATTCTGAGATACTATCATATGATTATATTAAATTTGATTTTCATTATTACCGGGCAAAGAAAATAAAATTAAGTCAGAATAACACAGCTTTAATATTTAAGTTTATTCTAAATAATTAACCCTATAACATTTATTTAGTTTAGATTGTTTACGAACAACTAATAAAGCAGGAAATATTCGCCCCCAAAAATCGTTATAATTCTACTTAAAACATTTAAAACCAGTCGTCATGAAAACTAAAAGTGCACTGATTGTTACTTTAATTTTTATATTAGCTGCAAGTGCTTCAGCTCAGATAAAACTTGGGATCAGGGGCGGGCTAAACGCTTCAAGACTGAAAAGCAGCACCGAGTTCCTGACCCCGGATCCAACGCCCTTAAATAATTATAAAATTACAGTACCCAATTACATGATGATCGGTTATCATGTAGGATTGATCGGTCAGATCCAGCTTTTTAATTTTTTTATTCAGCCTGAAGCATTGTATACCGTAACCCGTAATGATATTAATGTATATGATCTTAATTCGGCTACACCTGATAATGCGGATAATATCACTCAACGTCTTAACCGGATTGACGTTCCTATCCTCGTTGGATTTAAACTGAAAGATTTTAAAATGGAGATCGGGCCTGTGGTTACTTTCCTGGTAAGTGATGATTCTGACCTGCAGCAAATCACGCAGTATGATCTTAAGCTAAACAAAGCTTCAGCGGGTTTTCAGGCAGGCATTGGATTAGACTTCCGGCATTTATGCCTTGACCTGAAATACGAGGGAAGTTTGAGCAAATTATCCGATGGCATCAATATCGGTAATAATGAAAGGATAGGCTTCGATTCAAGGATCAGCCAGGTAATATTGAGCGCAGGTATTTATTTTTAATCCATAGTGATTAACTTCGCCAAATGTGTTATACAGTAAAAATAGACTTAACCCGCGAGGAACTGGAAAGAAGATTCGGCGCCAGGATGAAGAATCCGGATGAATACAGGCGCGGGCAGAAAATTCATGCATTTTCATTGCCCGCGTTGCCTGTCATCTGCAATGACAATCCTGAAGAAATAAGGCTTTATACATGGGGACTTATACCCGGATGGGTGAAAGACAGTGGAAAGGCGCGTGATATCCGGATGAAGACATTCAATGCCCGTTGTGAAAGTCTTGCTGAAAAGGCATCGTTCAGGCAGGCTTATAAGCAGAAACGCTGTCTTGTGCTTGTTAACGGGTTTTATGAATGGCAGACTCAGGATAGAGCAAAGATTCCCTACTATATAGGCGTTAATAATGAAGAAGGCATTGCCCTGGCGGGTTTGTATGATCAGTGGCTGGATACCTCCACAGGCGAAATCATAAATACTTTTACGATAGTGACCACTAAAGCGAATCCCATGCTTGAAGTGATCCACAATCTCAAAAAAAGAATGCCTGTTATTCTTACCGAAGAAAATCGGGCCCGGTGGCTTGATACTAAAACGGATCCTTCTATTTGCGGTCTGTTTGAACCTTATCCTGAAAGCCTTATGTTTGCTGAATTATTAGAAAAATCAAAATAGTTAATTCACATTTTCATACCATGAAACATTGTTTTATTGCACTCATCTCCTTTTTGGTAATTGCAGGCTGTTCAAAGGACAAACCCGAATTTTTCAGAGAAATCACCTATGGATTTAATGACGGCATGGAAGGCTGGACAGTTATGTTTTCGGATTATCCGGCAGGACAGGATAGTTTTTATGAACTGAAATCAGGTCTTGTAAGACTTCCACTTCCGCTCGACACCACGTTGAATGCCGTTATGCTATCCGGAAACAATCACAGTGATGATCTTTTCACTTACATGTATAAACCGGTTACAGGACTGGCACCCAATACTACTTACCAGGTTACATATATTGTAAACATCGCATCGAACATAGCAACCGGATCGGAAGGCGCCGGTGGTTCTCCTGACCTTGCGTTTGGTGTGGGTGGTACTGATTCCATTCCCATGAACATAACCGATGGAGATGGCTATTTCAGGCCGAACTTTGAAGTCAGGCTTCAGAGCGGACAGTCGAACGACATTATGCAGGTAGCCGGGCATCTGGGTGTAACTGATACAACAACTGTATACACAGCAATTCAAAGACATAACCTGAACAAGCCCATGTCGATTAAGACAAACAGAGATGGAACTATGTTCCTGCTGGTTGGCTATGATTCAGGTTTTGAAGGAAAAACGACGATTTACATCAAGCTGATTGATGTGAAAATCGAGTATAAGGGGAAGTAACGTCATTGCGAGTAAGAACACCTTATTAAGGATCACCCAATGATATGACAACCATGGGCTTTCACGAATTGCTACGAAGTAGCGAGATCTGAATAACCGCGGGTGAAACCCGTGGATTATGATGCCAGCAGACAAGAACCCTGAAAGGGTTCAATTTCAATTATGCATTATTCAACTCTTTCAGAGTTGTGTTCGTGATCGTAGCACCGTACCACGGGTTTCACCCGCGGTTATTCAAATTGAACCCTTTCAGGGTTATTCATTAGCATACAACAAATTACGAAAAGTCGTCATTAGTAGGAGCG is part of the Bacteroidales bacterium genome and harbors:
- a CDS encoding Hpt domain-containing protein; its protein translation is MLYDLGTLRKMSDNDEFFIIDMLQTFKRTTPPVLERMQQYMAENKTEAVGREAHKMIPGVSFLGAVQLKEVLVKIEESAKAGTNQENMPAWVDEAISQSNELIRCFENDFPGKV
- a CDS encoding amidohydrolase, translating into MPDLKIIVVQPDILWKNIPGNQKKISEMLDTADTDADLIVLPEMFQTGFCTQPADVAEPMDGSTVRWMKRTAEARNCAIAGSLVIKEGRRFYNRLVYIDQYENMSWYDKRHLFTIEGEESKYTPGLRHLVVPLKGWHISFLICYDLRFPVWARNAENYDVLVYSASWPESRDDVWSTLLRARAMENQSYVIGVNRTGTDGNKLNYVGNSIVVDPKGRVMAGMKDSHEGLLSVTLSKEPLDKFRKEFPAWKDADDFELKI
- a CDS encoding peptidylprolyl isomerase, with product MIVSQNKVVSLTYELRVNGNADVVEAVDRNSPLTFIYGSGSLLPRFEDNLSGLKVGDTFDFNLSSEDAYGNYDDNSVIQVPLQAFEIDGKVDYNLVKIGSKIPMQDSEGHRLTGVVKNVDIDSVTMDFNHPLAGNNLNFKGEITEIRQASEEEMSHGHVHGGCSCGDGCDSCGSGCN
- a CDS encoding porin family protein; amino-acid sequence: MKTKSALIVTLIFILAASASAQIKLGIRGGLNASRLKSSTEFLTPDPTPLNNYKITVPNYMMIGYHVGLIGQIQLFNFFIQPEALYTVTRNDINVYDLNSATPDNADNITQRLNRIDVPILVGFKLKDFKMEIGPVVTFLVSDDSDLQQITQYDLKLNKASAGFQAGIGLDFRHLCLDLKYEGSLSKLSDGINIGNNERIGFDSRISQVILSAGIYF
- a CDS encoding SOS response-associated peptidase encodes the protein MCYTVKIDLTREELERRFGARMKNPDEYRRGQKIHAFSLPALPVICNDNPEEIRLYTWGLIPGWVKDSGKARDIRMKTFNARCESLAEKASFRQAYKQKRCLVLVNGFYEWQTQDRAKIPYYIGVNNEEGIALAGLYDQWLDTSTGEIINTFTIVTTKANPMLEVIHNLKKRMPVILTEENRARWLDTKTDPSICGLFEPYPESLMFAELLEKSK